A genome region from Engraulis encrasicolus isolate BLACKSEA-1 chromosome 6, IST_EnEncr_1.0, whole genome shotgun sequence includes the following:
- the scyl3 gene encoding protein-associating with the carboxyl-terminal domain of ezrin, whose product MGAENSALRSVVLEEPLLTLPSGLTMYSAILQDGKPASVFVHKQGNEDKVRKAAKHLKTLRHPCLLRFLSCSVQNGGVHLVTERVQPLEMLLDELSPEEICAGTYDLLQALVFLHDRGKSSHNNVCVSSIFVSEDGHWKLGGMEAVCKFSEATPEFLSSIQAVRESSAIPPEETVEGFKALPDQHAHARDAFSFGVVLETLLPLLSGYVSEEVSDSLRTTLQASLLSPDPDKRPPLSSLLTHDFFRNDFLDITNFLKSLTLKTEEEKNEFFKFLLDRVQGLPQELLASRLVPQLLNTLVFAEPTAVKSFLPHLLRPKKDCVDVEECLLSETLYQKHVVPQLLKLFKVNEEHVRMVLLLHIHIYAPYFTHEQLKNHILPQVLCGMRDTNDSLVAMTLQSLAVLVPLLGAQVVVGGERTKVFKRTTPGFSKSTDVTPDTSPVHIVTPLQCQPSKVPSLLPPKHAPPTDSLLMQDTLTALQTARNDKKLSTAREPALSRAMTLPLNGYSDLKEKTVPERAIIGDALLGQPDGSPEDWPDWSDAEDGERKPNQPVQIQIRPGPDSPGQPVGRPERQEEVVEAEAEEEPWDDFEDEEVTSDQSPTTPLPPMPREKPVAVPVAGARGGTPQSGAAHSQTQSLTQGSKALKLASAPKVAFSSPPPPSTDASWDSWEQPVQEDNKADRVKPKAKSIADTFKSKAAGAGAGVGGGGGVLGEEFTIMVKKKPAVDPELDFFADMEPDIQLPSSAAAFLLAAPSSGTSDPHGVAQAGTENSTGLPVVSGLGSDLLRTDTRTDASALSLTGKFAAEDVSEADAEGGWGDGDDLNWEDENAW is encoded by the exons ATGGGCGCTGAGAACAGTGCCCTGCGGAGTGTGGTCTTGGAGGAGCCGCTGCTGACACTACCCTCCGGTCTCACCATGTACTCCGCCATCCTCCAGGACGGCAAGCCTGCCTCCGTGTTCGTTCATAAACAAGGCAACGAGGACAAAGTTAGAAAGGCTGCAAAG CACCTGAAGACGTTGCGGCACCCGTGTCTGCTCCGCTTCCTGTCGTGCTCGGTGCAGAACGGGGGCGTGCACCTGGTGACGGAGCGCGTGCAGCCGCTGGAGATGCTGCTGGACGAGCTGAGCCCCGAGGAGATCTGCGCAGGCACCTACGACTTGCTCCAGGCACTGGTCTTCCTGCACGACCGG GGCAAGTCGAGCCACAACAACGTGTGCGTGTCCTCCATCTTTGTGAGCGAGGATGGCCACTGGAAGCTGGGGGGCATGGAGGCCGTCTGCAAGTTCTCAGAGGCCACGCCAGAG TTCCTCAGCAGCATTCAGGCGGTGCGGGAGAGCAGTGCTATACCCCCTGAGGAGACG GTGGAGGGTTTCAAGGCTCTGCCGGATCAGCACGCTCACGCTCGAGACGCGTTCTCCTTCGGGGTGGTGCTGGAGACTCTGTTGCCACTGCTCAGTGGATATG TGTCTGAGGAGGTGTCTGACAGTCTGAGGACCACGCTGCAGGCCAGTCTGCTGTCCCCCGACCCCGACAAGAGACCCCCCCTCAGCTCGCTGCTCACACACGACTTCTTCAG GAATGACTTCCTGGACATCACCAATTTTCTGAAGAGCCTGACGTTGAAAACTGAAGAGGAGAAAAATGAGTTTTTCAA gttctTGCTGGACCGAGTGCAGGGGCTCCCTCAGGAGTTGCTAGCCTCTCGTCTGGTTCCTCAGCTGCTCAACACTCTGGTGTTCGCCGAGCCCACCGCTGTTAAGAGCTTCCTACCACACCTGCTGCGACCCAAGaaag aTTGTGTAGACGTTGAGGAGTGCTTGCTGTCGGAGACGCTGTACCAGAAGCACGTGGTGCCTCAGCTGCTGAAGCTCTTCAAGGTGAACGAGGAGCACGTCAggatggtgctgctgctgcacatTCACATCTACGCCCCTTACTTCACCCACGAGCAACTCAAGAACCACATCCTACCtcag GTGCTGTGTGGGATGCGGGACACCAACGACTCCCTGGTTGCCATGACGCTGCAGAGCCTGGCGGTGCTGGTGCCGCTGCTGGGGGCGCAGGTGGTGGTGGGCGGGGAGAGGACCAAAGTCTTCAAGAGGACCACGCCCGGCTTCAGCAAATCCACCGACGTCACCCCCGACA CCTCTCCAGTCCACATCGTGACCCCGCTGCAGTGTCAGCCCTCCAAGGTCCCCAGCCTGCTGCCTCCTAAGCACGCTCCCCCCACAGACTCCCTACTCATGCAGGACACCCTGACTGCCCTGCAGACCGCCAGGAATGACAAAAAACTCTCCACGGCACGGGAACCAG CTCTCAGCAGAGCCATGACGTTACCCTTGAACGGCTACAGCGATCTGAAGGAGAAGACTGTTCCAGAGAGAGCCATTATAGGGGACGCGCTACTTGGCCAGCCGGACGGCTCACCGGAGGACTGGCCCGATTGGAGCGACGCAGAGGACGGCGAGAGGAAACCCAATCAGCCGGTACAGATCCAGATAAGACCCGGCCCAGACAGCCCTGGGCAGCCAGTCGGAAGGCCGGAAAGGcaggaagaggtggtggaggcggaggcggaaGAGGAGCCTTGGGACGACTTTGAGGACGAGGAAGTGACGTCCGACCAGTCGCCCACCACACCCTTGCCACCCATGCCAAGGGAGAAACCAGTAGCGGTACCAGTAGCAGGAGCAAGAGGGGGGACACCACAGTCAGGTGCAGCCCACAGCCAGACCCAGAGCCTGACCCAGGGCTCCAAAGCACTCAAGTTGGCGTCCGCCCCTAAAGTGGCCTTTTCCTCACCACCTCCGCCCAGCACAGATGCATCATGGGACAGCTGGGAACAGCCAGTGCAGGAGGACAATAAAGCGGACAGAGTTAAGCCTAAAGCGAAATCCATCGCCGACACATTCAAGTCAAAAGCTGCTGGTGCCGGTGctggtgttggtggagggggaggggtactAGGAGAGGAGTTCACCATCATGGTGAAGAAGAAGCCGGCGGTGGACCCGGAGCTGGACTTCTTTGCTGACATGGAGCCGGATATCCAGCTGCCGTCCTCCGCGGCTGCGTTCCTGCTGGCGGCCCCCTCCTCGGGGACCAGCGATCCTCACGGGGTGGCACAGGCCGGCACGGAGAACTCCACAGGGTTGCCTGTGGTGTCTGGGTTGGGCTCGGACCTACTACGGACAGACACCAGGACGGACGCCAGTGCCCTCTCTCTCACCGGCAAATTCGCAGCAGAGGATGTTAGCGAG GCTGACGCTGAAGGAGGCTGGGGAGACGGCGATGACCTGAACTGGGAGGACGAGAATGCTTGGTGA